In a genomic window of Mycolicibacillus parakoreensis:
- a CDS encoding patatin-like phospholipase family protein — translation MQIPFVDNVLARTGLRRPPEGVDDADTGQDFALPLDQEVVEDEVDTSDDTLLLQKMENRLVRNHLNNPEVLGAEELRRLRYLLNFARLADFEPGAAGPGGTRGRGDVSVGAELTPWRTRVADTLRGPLREQQDPVAALTDARAALTALRDDQDEQRAILAERHGNDFSLAELDTEVGYKKLVTVLGGGGGAGFVYIGGMQRLLEAGQVPDYLIGSSFGSVLGSVVARTLPVPIDEYVQWAKSVSFRAILGPESRHRTHGLTGVFSLRFDRFADAMFRREDGALMTLSDLDVPFDAVVAGVRRQPFAALPSRYRRQRLAALQLRSLPYLPIGLGPQVAARLWQTAAFIDPRVVTPIVIGGDNPDTDVNVVDAASFSSAIPGVLHHETADPAMVPLFDRLLADNDVGALVDGGAASNVPVELAWKRVRDGRLGTRNACYLAFDCFHPQWDPRNLWLVPITQAISLQMVRNAPYADHLVRFTPTLSPVNLAPSAHAIDRACRWGHDSTERAVTVMGALLDPVWWDGDAPPAPATAATRLRPAPASMNAVLAALGGRRNRFERWRGRRQS, via the coding sequence ATGCAGATCCCCTTTGTCGACAACGTGCTCGCCCGGACCGGGTTACGCAGACCCCCGGAGGGGGTCGACGACGCTGACACCGGCCAGGACTTCGCCCTCCCACTCGACCAGGAGGTCGTCGAGGACGAGGTCGACACCTCCGATGACACCCTGCTGCTGCAGAAGATGGAGAATCGGCTGGTCCGCAATCACCTCAACAATCCCGAGGTGCTGGGCGCCGAGGAACTGCGCCGGCTGCGCTACCTGCTCAACTTCGCTCGGCTGGCCGACTTCGAGCCGGGTGCGGCCGGCCCGGGCGGGACCCGCGGGCGCGGGGACGTGTCGGTCGGTGCCGAGCTGACGCCCTGGCGCACCAGGGTGGCCGACACTCTGCGCGGCCCGCTGCGCGAGCAGCAGGATCCGGTCGCCGCGCTGACCGACGCCCGCGCGGCGCTGACCGCGCTGCGCGACGACCAGGACGAGCAGCGTGCGATTCTGGCCGAACGGCACGGCAACGACTTCTCCCTGGCCGAACTGGACACCGAGGTCGGGTACAAGAAGCTGGTCACGGTGCTCGGCGGGGGCGGCGGCGCCGGCTTCGTCTACATCGGGGGCATGCAGCGGCTGCTGGAGGCCGGCCAGGTGCCCGACTACCTGATCGGCTCCTCGTTCGGGTCGGTGCTGGGCTCGGTGGTCGCGCGCACCCTGCCGGTGCCGATCGACGAGTACGTGCAGTGGGCCAAGTCGGTCTCGTTCCGCGCCATCCTCGGCCCGGAGTCGCGGCACCGCACCCACGGTCTGACCGGCGTGTTCTCGCTGCGTTTCGACCGGTTCGCCGACGCGATGTTCCGGCGTGAGGACGGCGCGTTGATGACGCTGTCCGACCTGGACGTGCCGTTCGACGCGGTGGTCGCCGGGGTGCGACGCCAGCCGTTTGCGGCACTGCCGTCCCGGTATCGCCGACAGCGGCTGGCGGCGCTGCAGCTGCGCTCGCTGCCGTATCTGCCGATCGGGCTGGGCCCGCAGGTGGCGGCCCGGCTCTGGCAGACCGCGGCGTTCATCGACCCGCGGGTGGTCACCCCGATCGTCATCGGTGGTGACAACCCCGACACCGACGTCAACGTGGTGGACGCGGCGTCGTTCTCCTCGGCGATCCCGGGCGTGCTGCACCACGAGACCGCCGATCCGGCGATGGTGCCGCTGTTCGACCGGTTGCTCGCCGACAACGACGTCGGTGCCCTCGTCGACGGCGGCGCGGCCAGCAACGTCCCGGTCGAGTTGGCGTGGAAACGGGTCCGCGACGGCCGCCTGGGCACCCGCAACGCGTGCTACTTGGCGTTCGACTGCTTCCATCCGCAGTGGGATCCCCGCAATCTGTGGCTGGTGCCGATCACCCAGGCGATCTCGCTGCAGATGGTGCGCAACGCGCCGTACGCCGATCATCTGGTCCGGTTCACCCCCACCTTGTCCCCGGTGAACCTGGCGCCGTCGGCCCACGCGATCGACCGGGCCTGCCGGTGGGGCCACGACAGCACCGAGCGCGCGGTGACCGTGATGGGTGCGCTGCTGGACCCGGTGTGGTGGGACGGCGACGCGCCGCCCGCGCCGGCCACCGCGGCGACCCGCCTCCGACCGGCGCCCGCCTCGATGAACGCGGTGCTGGCCGCGCTGGGCGGCCGGCGCAACCGGTTCGAGCGGTGGCGCGGCCGTCGGCAGTCCTGA
- a CDS encoding AMP-binding protein has product MNQSSILSILHGRASLRPNDIAFTFTDYEKDPAGVPEDLTWSELSHRTMALASQLSVCAAPGDRAVILAPQSLQYILAFLGAMQAGLIAVPLPLPNRGSSHERVGAVLADTSPAVVLTTSAATDDVRAYVAEARLDTAPTVIEVDALNLDSGGAESNLLVADTPHIAYLQYSSGSTRTPTGVTVSHRNLQVNFDQLMRCLFADSGITVPPTATMVSWLPFYHDMGLVLGVCAPILGGFRGQLSSPVAFLERPARWMRALAENPAAFSAAPNFAFDLAVRSTTDGDLAGLDLGGILGIISGAERVEQATLRRFADRFAHFNFRDAMLRPSYGLAEATVFVTSGTWCESTPPARFDINALSAGRVQRSTGGSGTALVRYRLPHSPLLRIVDSDFHRECPPDVVGEIWVRGDNVADGYWGASPKQQRCFNATLRDPTPGTPADSWLRTGDLGFISQGELFIVGRIKDVLIIRGRNHYPEDIEATVQRITRGRVAAVSVPMGGTEELVTVIELKQPTGSAPEEMTRFAEIKSDVTSAISTAHGLNLRDMVLVPAGSIPTTTSGKIRRSACVEHYRQSQFTRLDSE; this is encoded by the coding sequence ATTAATCAGTCATCCATCCTCTCGATCCTGCATGGCCGCGCCAGCTTGCGGCCCAACGACATCGCGTTCACCTTCACCGATTACGAGAAGGATCCGGCGGGAGTTCCTGAGGATCTCACCTGGTCCGAGCTGTCGCACCGCACGATGGCGTTGGCAAGCCAGCTCAGCGTTTGCGCAGCGCCGGGGGACCGAGCGGTGATCCTGGCTCCGCAGAGCCTGCAGTACATTCTGGCTTTCCTGGGTGCGATGCAGGCCGGGCTGATCGCGGTACCGCTGCCGCTGCCCAATCGCGGTTCGAGCCATGAACGGGTGGGTGCGGTCTTGGCCGACACCTCCCCGGCTGTCGTCCTCACCACCTCGGCGGCCACCGATGACGTCCGCGCTTATGTCGCCGAAGCGCGCCTGGACACAGCACCGACGGTGATCGAGGTCGATGCGCTGAACCTGGACAGCGGCGGAGCGGAGTCGAACCTCCTGGTCGCGGACACACCACACATCGCATATCTGCAGTACAGCTCGGGGTCGACACGGACACCGACCGGGGTCACGGTCTCACATCGCAACCTGCAGGTGAATTTCGATCAGTTGATGCGCTGCCTCTTCGCGGACTCCGGTATCACCGTCCCTCCCACCGCCACGATGGTGTCGTGGTTGCCCTTCTACCACGACATGGGCCTCGTGCTGGGGGTCTGCGCGCCCATCCTGGGCGGATTTCGCGGTCAGCTGTCCAGCCCGGTGGCGTTCCTGGAACGGCCGGCGAGGTGGATGCGGGCGTTGGCCGAGAATCCCGCCGCATTTTCGGCCGCACCCAACTTCGCCTTCGACCTCGCTGTGCGCAGCACCACCGACGGTGACCTCGCCGGGCTCGACCTCGGCGGAATACTGGGCATCATCAGTGGCGCCGAACGGGTCGAGCAGGCAACGCTGCGGCGGTTCGCGGACCGGTTCGCCCACTTCAACTTTCGAGACGCCATGCTCAGGCCGTCTTACGGCCTGGCGGAAGCGACCGTCTTCGTCACGAGCGGCACCTGGTGTGAATCCACGCCGCCGGCCCGATTCGACATCAACGCGTTATCCGCCGGACGCGTTCAACGGTCTACGGGCGGATCGGGCACCGCACTGGTTCGGTACCGGCTGCCGCACTCCCCTCTGCTGCGGATCGTCGACAGCGACTTCCATCGCGAGTGCCCGCCGGACGTCGTCGGCGAGATCTGGGTGCGCGGCGACAATGTCGCCGACGGCTACTGGGGTGCCAGCCCGAAGCAGCAGCGATGCTTCAACGCCACTCTGCGCGATCCGACACCTGGCACTCCGGCGGACTCCTGGCTGAGAACCGGGGATCTGGGGTTCATCTCGCAGGGTGAGTTGTTCATCGTCGGGCGCATCAAGGACGTGTTGATCATTCGTGGCCGCAACCACTACCCAGAGGACATCGAAGCGACCGTTCAACGGATCACTCGCGGCCGGGTCGCAGCGGTCTCGGTCCCCATGGGCGGCACCGAGGAACTGGTCACGGTGATCGAACTGAAGCAGCCGACGGGTTCCGCGCCGGAGGAGATGACCCGGTTCGCCGAGATCAAGTCCGACGTCACCTCCGCGATATCGACCGCACACGGTCTCAATCTCCGAGACATGGTCCTGGTGCCGGCCGGCTCGATCCCGACGACGACGAGCGGCAAGATCCGGCGCTCTGCCTGCGTCGAGCACTATCGGCAGAGCCAGTTCACCCGCTTGGACAGCGAGTAG
- the pe gene encoding acyltransferase PE — protein MKKFLSGFVVLITAGTTGCFGIGSARADDPPPPPAPPPSEPGTAYALGGAHVLGIPYDEYIRRTGEHWFPNMKRVKVDYPAGQVQGHTLERFFPGIGPIGEEIHPGLGLDGPSIGESVVVGEDNLDAAIRAGGPGTAMGLSEGALVLDAVKARLANDPTAPPPDQLNFATFGDPLAKHPFGEGFLTQVFPPGSVVPFMDYPMPQPVESQYDTHQFVSAYDSIADFPDRPDNLFALANSIAGLATGHTAVAFTDPSMVPAQNIRTTVNSRGAKTTTYLIPEQHLPLVFPFKYLGYDEDTLNRLDAILMPRVNAGYSRNDDPATAPVQVDPEHGFDPIEVTEPANEATFGDGGGAGGDDPISELIDGVMSFMAPGAP, from the coding sequence ATGAAGAAGTTCCTCTCGGGATTCGTCGTGCTGATAACAGCTGGTACCACAGGATGTTTCGGTATCGGATCGGCACGCGCCGACGATCCGCCCCCTCCGCCCGCTCCGCCACCGTCCGAGCCGGGCACCGCGTACGCCTTGGGTGGGGCTCACGTGCTGGGCATCCCCTACGACGAGTACATCCGTCGGACCGGGGAGCACTGGTTCCCCAACATGAAGAGGGTGAAGGTCGACTACCCGGCTGGACAGGTCCAGGGGCATACTCTTGAGCGGTTCTTCCCCGGGATCGGTCCGATCGGCGAGGAGATCCATCCCGGCCTGGGGCTCGACGGCCCCAGCATCGGTGAGTCCGTCGTCGTCGGCGAGGACAACCTCGATGCCGCCATCCGTGCCGGCGGCCCCGGCACGGCGATGGGGCTGTCGGAGGGCGCGCTGGTGCTCGACGCCGTGAAAGCGCGACTGGCCAACGATCCGACCGCACCGCCGCCGGATCAACTGAATTTCGCGACGTTCGGCGATCCGCTGGCCAAGCACCCGTTCGGGGAGGGGTTCCTGACCCAGGTATTCCCCCCGGGCAGCGTCGTGCCGTTCATGGACTATCCGATGCCGCAACCGGTGGAGAGCCAGTACGACACCCACCAGTTCGTCTCCGCCTACGACAGCATCGCCGATTTTCCGGACCGGCCGGACAACTTGTTCGCCCTGGCCAACTCGATAGCGGGTCTGGCAACCGGTCACACCGCCGTCGCGTTCACCGACCCGAGCATGGTGCCCGCACAGAACATCCGGACGACGGTGAACTCCCGGGGCGCCAAGACGACGACGTACCTGATTCCCGAGCAACATCTGCCCCTGGTCTTCCCCTTCAAATACCTCGGATACGACGAGGACACCCTGAACCGACTCGATGCGATCCTGATGCCACGGGTGAACGCGGGCTATTCGCGCAACGATGATCCGGCGACCGCCCCGGTGCAGGTGGATCCGGAGCACGGCTTCGACCCGATCGAAGTCACCGAACCGGCCAACGAGGCGACATTCGGTGACGGTGGCGGCGCCGGTGGCGACGACCCGATCTCCGAGCTCATCGACGGCGTCATGTCGTTCATGGCTCCCGGTGCCCCGTGA